The Negativicutes bacterium genome has a window encoding:
- a CDS encoding ABC transporter permease: MFFRLGALNARRNLARSILAVVSMAVAAAFLTYTISLSRGYVKEAFAAFRQMLGGEIVVYAQKVQGELPEGDSYWKFSRPTENPFTDLAVFHPEIYQQGYLESNEQTVFTANDLRRMAENEGVNSVSPLYRLPGFTVLSKEYRYESVLRGRNLVKENDLNSPAKLIYDGRWFMPADDGELVAVISIKQNLPQGLTVPELGSKINLEIPTLKTEQNGAVVLDYANPIQKTVTVIGRIAVPTRTLTWQGEINTNSEQLYWWTNEIQLPLTTWQEIWQEAGKGVEYMAAEATIQVDDMAYLEDIVLNLAQNFSGFSFVSVPNQANMAMERQLIEKFQAVPAETVAGLAQNATQEGMALDLRLPMMGLVLLNAALLVAANMLIMINERKREMAILKSVGAKRVDIVIMALTEALMLSLVGASIGFLVFRLPGALNQMTNHQGIFVILWSVLKDFAQVAAATGAVSLVFGLFPALKLAALPVMNVLRNE, translated from the coding sequence ATGTTTTTTCGATTGGGAGCTTTGAACGCCCGGCGCAATTTAGCCAGAAGTATCTTAGCGGTCGTTTCCATGGCGGTTGCTGCCGCTTTCTTAACCTATACCATCAGCTTAAGCCGAGGTTATGTCAAAGAAGCATTTGCCGCCTTTCGGCAAATGCTGGGCGGTGAAATTGTGGTTTATGCCCAAAAAGTGCAAGGTGAATTGCCGGAAGGGGACAGCTACTGGAAGTTTTCTCGGCCAACTGAGAACCCGTTTACTGATTTAGCGGTTTTTCACCCGGAAATTTACCAACAAGGCTATTTGGAAAGCAATGAGCAAACGGTTTTTACGGCAAACGATTTGCGCCGGATGGCGGAGAACGAAGGGGTCAACTCGGTATCGCCGCTCTATCGTCTGCCGGGTTTTACCGTACTGAGCAAAGAGTATCGCTACGAATCGGTGCTGCGCGGCCGTAATCTGGTCAAAGAAAATGATTTGAACAGTCCGGCCAAACTGATTTATGATGGGCGTTGGTTTATGCCGGCAGATGACGGTGAATTGGTTGCAGTCATTTCCATCAAGCAGAATCTGCCGCAAGGCCTGACCGTACCGGAGTTAGGCAGTAAGATCAATTTGGAAATACCGACACTTAAAACAGAGCAGAACGGCGCTGTCGTTCTGGATTATGCCAATCCGATTCAGAAAACAGTGACGGTGATCGGCAGAATCGCGGTTCCGACGCGAACGCTCACCTGGCAGGGTGAGATCAATACCAATTCGGAACAATTGTATTGGTGGACGAATGAAATACAGTTGCCGCTGACTACTTGGCAGGAGATCTGGCAGGAAGCCGGCAAGGGAGTGGAATATATGGCTGCCGAGGCAACGATTCAGGTTGATGATATGGCCTATCTGGAGGATATTGTTCTCAATTTAGCGCAGAATTTCTCAGGTTTCAGTTTTGTCAGTGTGCCCAATCAAGCAAATATGGCCATGGAGCGCCAATTGATTGAAAAATTCCAAGCGGTACCAGCTGAGACGGTGGCAGGATTGGCTCAGAACGCCACGCAGGAAGGAATGGCTTTGGATTTGCGGCTACCCATGATGGGGTTGGTGCTGCTGAATGCAGCTTTACTGGTGGCAGCCAATATGCTGATTATGATCAACGAGCGCAAGCGCGAAATGGCAATTCTCAAATCAGTCGGCGCCAAGCGGGTGGATATTGTGATCATGGCTTTAACCGAAGCTTTGATGCTTTCTTTGGTAGGCGCCAGCATCGGTTTTCTGGTCTTCCGTTTGCCGGGGGCTCTCAATCAAATGACGAATCATCAGGGTATTTTCGTCATACTGTGGTCCGTGCTGAAAGATTTTGCGCAGGTAGCGGCTGCTACCGGGGCGGTATCTCTGGTCTTTGGCTTATTTCCGGCGTTAAAACTTGCCGCTTTGCCGGTTATGAATGTCTTGCGCAATGAATAA
- a CDS encoding ABC transporter ATP-binding protein: MVEANQRPILETINLNKAFYLGEAVYAVNNVNIKVMPGEIAIIVGPSGSGKSTLLSLLGGLDRPISGDILIHDQSIVKLNEDQLALMRRKNIGYVFQFFNLIPHLSALENVELPMSIANMSKKDAHERAKYLLDEVGLTPRSHHRPDQLSGGEQQRVAIARSLANRPAVVLADEPTGNLDSKTRDLVIDLFCRFNRTENQTFVLITHDTSLTRYAHRVITMRDGKINAIEVQNP; the protein is encoded by the coding sequence ATGGTGGAGGCTAATCAACGGCCAATCCTGGAGACGATCAATCTAAACAAGGCTTTTTATCTGGGAGAGGCTGTTTACGCGGTCAATAATGTGAATATCAAAGTGATGCCCGGTGAAATTGCGATCATCGTTGGTCCATCCGGCAGCGGCAAGAGTACGCTTTTGAGTTTATTGGGTGGCTTGGACCGACCAATTAGCGGAGATATCCTGATTCATGATCAATCGATCGTCAAGCTCAATGAGGATCAGCTGGCTTTGATGCGTCGAAAAAATATCGGCTATGTTTTTCAGTTTTTCAATTTGATCCCCCACTTAAGCGCCCTGGAAAACGTTGAACTGCCGATGTCGATTGCCAATATGAGCAAAAAAGACGCGCATGAGCGTGCCAAGTATCTTCTGGATGAAGTGGGCTTAACACCGCGGTCACACCACCGGCCGGATCAGCTTTCCGGTGGTGAACAGCAGCGGGTAGCCATTGCCCGTTCTCTGGCAAATCGGCCGGCTGTGGTTCTGGCGGATGAGCCGACCGGAAACCTGGATTCAAAAACAAGGGATTTGGTGATCGATCTGTTCTGCCGTTTCAATCGGACGGAAAATCAGACATTTGTGCTGATTACACATGATACCAGCCTGACACGCTATGCTCATAGGGTGATCACGATGCGGGACGGCAAAATCAATGCTATAGAGGTGCAGAATCCATGA